A single genomic interval of Coregonus clupeaformis isolate EN_2021a unplaced genomic scaffold, ASM2061545v1 scaf2098, whole genome shotgun sequence harbors:
- the LOC121570658 gene encoding CD83 antigen-like → MFFLLVCVLAACLQCGLTQDMPNQEVKSVCGEDSILKCKAICKPGVQYRAVKWYKLGEEPSNKVSGLLMKMLSSPNSTTQWYAGLEREVELLADNYFDIFLPNVTAVDSGRYKCLLAAPVGEQNQEGQIVLRVTGCLESTDQSEERDTILVLSIVGLVAALLIFTIRYVILRNMFLQRSKKYRQEPLLDAPLEKKDLMLIYTPNWSGQASIKHVCV, encoded by the exons ATGTTTTTTCTACTCGTCTGCGTTCTAG CTGCCTGCTTGCAATGTGGGCTCACTCAGGATATGCCTAACCAAGAGGTGAAGTCAGTTTGTGGAGAGGACTCAATTCTGAAATGTAAAGCAATATGTAAGCCTGGGGTCCAGTACCGGGCAGTGAAGTGGTACAAG CTCGGTGAGGAGCCCTCTAATAAGGTGTCTGGTCTATTGATGAAGatgctatc atCACCTAACAGCACCACGCAATGGTACGCCGGTCTGGAGCGTGAAGTGGAACTTTTGGCTGATAATTATTTCGATATCTTCCTGCCCAATGTAACAGCTGTTGATAGTGGGAGGTATAAGTGTCTCCTGGCAGCACCTGTAGGAGAGCAGAACCAGGAGGGGCAGATTGTCCTCAGAGTGACAG GTTGCCTTGAGTCCACAGACCAATCAGAAGAAAGGGATACCATCCTAGTTCTTTCCATTGTGGGGCTTGTGGCAGCATTGCTGATATTCACCATCAGATAT GTCATCCTAAGGAATATGTTTTTGCAAAGGAGTAAGAAGTATCGACAAGAACCACTTCTAGATGCACCCCTTGAGAAGAAAGATTTAATGTTGATCTACACTCCAAACTGGTCAGGACAGGCTTCCATAAaacatgtctgtgtgtga